The Thermoplasmata archaeon DNA segment GACCTCGTTGGCGTCCACGGCCGTGACCCGGAACCCGTGCTCCGCCAGGTCGAATGCCCGCCGGCCGATCCCGCAGGGCGCGTCGAGAATCCGCGCCCCCGCGGGAACGCCCACGGCGGCAAGGAAGCCCGCCAGCTCCTCGGTCTCCCGACCCGGCGAGTGACGTGTGGGCGGCACTCACTTCCTCCCGACGATGGCGAGGCTCGGGGCATCGAAGCTGGGGTCGTCCATCTTGAGCCCTCCGAAGGTCGCTTCCACCTGCCAGCCTCCGCGCTCGAACAGGGAACGGAGTTCATGGAGGCTGTAAATGCGGTGCTCGGCCCCGATCGCGGCGATTCCCTCGAGGTCCTCGTCCTTCTTGCGGAAGAACCGCCACCGGTTGCGCATCCAGGAGGCATCCAGATCGAGATGGCGGTCCTCGATGTGGACCAGGTCCCCGAACTCCTCCCAGCCTTGGGGATCGAAATGACGCACGACCCAGTCCCGGTTCACGATGAACAGGACGAACAGCCCTCCGGGCCGGACCAGGTCCGCGTATCCGCGCAGGATCGCAGCGTCCGCGTCCTCGCCGTAGTAGCCCAAGGAGGTCCAAAGGTTGATTGCGGCATCGAACGGGCGTTCCTCCGGGGCGACGCTTCGGACGAGGTCGCGCATGTCTCCCACGCGGTAGATCGCCCGGTCCGCGACGCCCTCCCGTTCCGCCAACTCCTGGGCCCGTCGCACGTACGCCGGAGACAGGTCCACGCCCAGGGTGCGGTAGCCCATCTTGGCCAGGCGCGTCGAGTGCCGACCGATGCCGCAGGGTACGTCCAGGATGCGTCCCCCCGTGGGAACCCCGAAGCGGTCGAAGAGGGCTTTGAGGTCCTGGGCCTGCCCCGCTCCTGCCTCCCATCCGTGCTCGTGGATGCGGAGGAAGATCTCGTCGTGGTCGAGGAAGAGCCTCGTCGTCCAGTGGTCCTCCGGCACGCGCCGGCGATGGCCGCTGCGCGTATAAGTCCGTGCGGACACTTGCCATGGTCACGGCTTCGGTTTCGGGAAGGGCCGCACGATCCCCTTGGGGTCCTGCTCCCGGATGCGGCGGACGATTGCAGGCAAGTCGTCCGCGGCGTATGCCTCGTCGTAGGAGGCGGCCGGGAGATCCGGGAGTTCGTGCCCCGGAGCGATCACGATGAGGACGATCTCGGGCGAATGCTGGTCCAGGAACGCGGCGAGGAGGTCCCATCGGGGCGCCTGGCCGTCTGCCGTCTCGAGGGGCTCGATGAGGAACAGGATGGGTCCCCGCCGCGCGACGAGGTCGGGATCGTACTGGGCGAACTCGCCCGACGCGAGTCGAACGCGGAAGTGCAGGGACCGGTGTTCGTGGGCGACGCCCTGGGACCGCAGCTCCGCGCACAGGGCCGCCTCCAGGGTCGAGCGGCTCGCGTGCGGTTCTGGCGCGGCCACCACCTCACGCCGTCTGGAGGCGCTCCACGATGGCGGACGCGAAGGCGGTCGTGCCAACCTGCTTGGACCCGGGCATCTGCCGCGCGAGGTCGTACGTGACGACCTTGGCGCCGATGGTCGCCTTGACGGCCTCGCGTAGGCGGGTGGCGGCCTCGTTCCAACCCATGTACTCGAGCATCATGACCCCGGCGAGGATCTCCGCGGTCGGGTTGACCTTGTCCATCCCCGCGTACTTCGGCGCGCTGCCGTGGATGGGCTCGAAGAGCGCGTGCGCGTCCCCGATGTTCGCGCCCGGGGCGACGCCGAGCCCGCCGACTTGGGCCGCGGCGGCGTCGCTCAGGTAGTCCCCGTTCAGGTTCGTCGTCGCGAGGACGTCGTACTCGTCGGGTCGGAGGAGGAGCTGCTGGAACATGTTGTCCGCGATCACATCCTTGATCAGGACCTTCCCCTCCGGGACCTTGCCGTCGTGCGTCTCCTGGACCTCCTGCCAGGAAACCGTGTCGTTGGGGAACTCCGTCCGCGCGAGCTCGTAGCCCCACTCGCGGAAGGCGCCCTCCGTGTACTTCATGATGTTCCCCTTGTGGACCAGGGTCACGGAGCGACGGCGGTTCTCGATCGCGTACCGAATCGCTTTCCGGATCAGGCGTTTGGACTCGAACTCGCTGATAGGCTTCAAGCCGATGCCGCTGTCCTCCCGTACGTGGACGTTGAACTGATCCTTGAGCGTCCCGATCAACCGCTTCGCCTCCGGGGAGCCCTTGGCCCACTCGATGCCCGCGTACACGTCCTCCTCGGCCTCCCGGTAGATCACGATGTCGAGCCGCTCCGGGTGGGTCACGGGGCTGGGCACGCCCGGCATCCAGTAAATCGGCCGGACGTTCGCGTACAGGTCCAGGGTCTGCCGCAGGGTCACGTTGAGGGAGCGGAACCCTCCGCCCACGGGCGTCGTGAGCGGCCCCTTGAGCGCGATCACATACTCCCTGATCGCCGCGAGTGTCGCGGCGGGCAACATGTCCCCATAGCGAAACAGGGCGGTCTCCCCCGCGGGCACCGGGTACCACGCGATTCGCCGCCGACCGTGGAACGTGGTCTCGACCGCGGCGTCGACGACCGTGCGCGCGGCCCTCGTCACGTCGGGTCCGATGCCATCTCCCTCGATGAGCGGGATGATCGGATCGTCCGGGATGCGGAGGCCCGCCTCCGTGATCAGGATCTTGTGGCCCTGGGACGGGGGCGTCAGCTTGAGGGATTCGATGGGCACGGGATCGCCGCCTCGGCAACGAGGGCGCGTTTCTTAATGCTACCGTGTGACGCGGTCACGCGCGCTGCTCAATCGGCACGTACACGTTGTCCGTCGGCCCGATGTAGTAGTCGAGGGGCCGCACGAGGCGGTTGTCCTCCCAGTACTCGATCACGTGCGCCGTCCAGCCCGAGATCCTGGAGACGGCAAAGATCGGTGTGAAGAGGTCCGCGGGGATTCCCAGGAGATGGTACGTGAGCCCGGAATAGAAGTCCACGTTCGGGTAGACGTGCTTGGCCGACAGTTCGCGCACGACCGTATCCTGGACGATCTCCGCGATGCGGAACAGGTCCTCCTCGCCCCGCAGCTCGCTGAGCTTACGCGCGTAGTCCCGCAGGATCAGGGCGCGGGGATCCCAGGTCTTGTAGACCCGGTGTCCGAACCCGAAGATCTTGCCGTGGTTCTGGAGCGTGTTCAACACGTAGGCTTCCGCGTTCTCCGGCTTCCCGATCGCGAGCATGGTCTTCAGGGCGGCCTCGTTCGCGCCTCCGTGAAGGGGTCCCTTGAGGGTGGCGATCGCGGCGACGATCGTGCTGTACAGGTCCGCGAGGGTGGACGCGGCCACCGTGGCGGCGAAGGCGGACGCGTTCATGCTGTGGTCCGCGTGGAGGATCAAGGCGACGTCCATCACCTTCGCGGAGAGCCGGTCCGGCCGCTTGCCCGTGAGCATCCGCAGGAAGTCGTCCGCGATGCCCAGGCTCGGGTCCGGCGGCACCGGTCGTTTTCCCTCCCGGATCCGGTTCGCCGTCGCGACCAGGGTCGGCAGCTTCCCGATCAGCCGCTGGGCCTTCCGCATGTTCGCGGCGCGGGTGGGGTCGTCCCGCTCCTTGTCGAAGTTGCTGACATAGGAGACCGCCGTCCGGAGCACGTCGATCGGCGGAGCGTCGGCCGGCATGCACCGCAGGAGCTTCACGACCTCCGGACCGATGGTCCGGTTCTCCGCGAACGCCTGCGTTGCCTCGGCGAGCTCCGTCTTGGTCGGCAGCCGACCGTGGATCAGGATGTAGACGGTCTCCTCGAAGCTGGAGTGCACGGCAAGGTCCCGGATGTCCCAGCCTCGGTACAGGAGGCGGCCCTTGATGCCGTCGACGAGGCAGATGGACGACTCCTTGACGTAGACATCGTCGAGACCCTTCTCGATCTTCGGCTTCGCCTCGACCGTCGGCTTCTCGGTCATGCTCATGTCACGCGCCCCCCTTAGGCGGCGGGGACCACAGGCCTCACGCCCCCGCGATGACGAGGTCCCCATGGTGCTTGATGTACTCCACGAGGCCGCCCTCCTCCAAGATTCGGGCCATGACCGCGGGCAGAGGAGGGAACGTGAGGTCGATTCCCTTCGTCCGGTCGTGGACGATTCCCTTCTCCAAGTCGACGTCCAGATCGTCGCCTTCCGCGATCCGGTCCGTGTCGACGACGATGGCGGGCAGCCCGATGTTGATGCAGTTGCGGTAGAAGATCCGGGCGAAGGACCGGGCGAGGACCGCGCGCGTCCCCGCGAGCTTGATGATCACGGGCGCATGCTCTCGGGACGAACCCTTCCCGAAGTTCCGTCCCCCGACCACGAAGTCCCCCGGCTTCACACCCGACGCGAATTCGGGCCGAGCGTCCTCGAGCACGTGCTTCGCGAGCTCCGGCAGGTTCGAGCGGAGGTGGTAGAAGCGGCCGGGCGCGATGAGGTCCGTGGAGATGTTGTCGCCGAACTTCCAGGCCCGGCCCATCACCGCACCTCCCGCGGGTCCGTGATCACGCCAAACATGGCCGTGGCGGCCGCCGTCGCCGGGGACGCCAGGTACGTGAAGGCGGCGGGGTTTCCCATCCGCCCGACGTAGTTCCGGTTCGTCGTGGACAGGACGTTCTCGCCGTCGCCCGGGATGCCTAGGTGGACGCCGGGGCAGGCACCGCAGCCGGGCGATTGGATCGTCGCACCCGCGTCGAGGAGGATTTCGAACAGACCTTCCTTCATGGATCGCGCGTACGCCTCCTTGGAGGCGGGGACCACGATGAGCCGTGTGCCCTCCGCGACCTTCTCGCCCTTCATGTAGTCGCAGAACACCTGGATGTCCTCGTAGCGCGCGTTCGTGCAGGAGCCCAGGTACACCTGCTGAATCTTGAGCCCCTTCACGCTCGGGTCCGTCACGGGCACCACGTTGTCCTCCTGGGGCGGCCGGGCCACCATGGGATCCAGGTCGCCCGCGTCGTACGGATGGACGGCCTCGTACCCGGCATCCTCGTCCGGGCGGATCTCCTTCCAATCCCCCTCCCGGCCGTGCTCGCGCAGGTACCGCTTCGTCTCCTGGTCCGACGGCTGCGGGCCGCACTTGCCGCCGCCTTCGATGGCCATGTTCGAGAGGACCATGCGCTCCGTCATGGGCATCGCGGCCCACGCCGGGCCGCCCCACTCCATGGCCTTGTACGTGGCGCCGTCCGTCTTGATGTCCCCGAGCACGCGGAGGATGAGGTCCTTGGAGAACACGCCCTTGTGGAACTTCCCGCGGACCTCGAACTTGAGCGTCTCGGGCACCCGAAGCCAGGTCTTGCCCAGGGCCAGGGCGACCGCCACGTCCGTGGACCCCATGCCCGTCGCGAAGGCGCCCATGGCACCGCCCATCACGCTGTGACTGTCCGCGCCGATGACCACGTCCCACGGCCGGACGTACTTCTCGAACGCGACTTGGTGGCACACGCCTTGCCCGACGTCGGAGAGGATCATGCCCGTCTTGGCGGCAAAGTCCCGCAGGTAGACGTGGTCCGTCGCGAGCTCCCGTCGCGGAGGCGGGCTCGAATGGTCGATGAAGACGACGGACCGCTGCGGGTTCGCCGCCTTGATGAGGTTCATCTGTTCCATCATGCGGAACGTGAGCGGCCCCGTGCCGTCCTGGACGTACGCGAGATCCACCTTGGCGATCGTGGTGTCTCCCGCGCGGACGGGATGGCCGGAGGCGCGCGAGAGTACCTTCTCAACAAGGGTTTTCCCCGGCATGCCTTCCACCGTCGTGTGGTGGGGTCCACTAAGCTCGCTGTGCTATTAAAAGTACGGGGTGGGGTCCTCCGAACTTGGTGCGCACACGAACGGATTTCGGCGGGGATCACAGAGACAGGGCGAGCGGCACGAGCGCGTCCGCCACGACGGCCAGCAGGATCAACGCGAGGTAGATTCCCGAGAACTTGTATCCGGCCCAGGCCCGCTCCTTCGTCGGTTCCCGGAGGAAGCGGAGGGTGAGGTACAGGAGTACCGCGCCCAGCGCGAGGGAGGCCACGACGTACGCGTCGTGGAACGCGTCCGTGAAGATGAACGCGATGCTCGTGACCGCGACGATTGCGGAGGACGCGCCGATCGCACGCGCGGAGGTCCCCGCGTCCCTGACCGCCGGCAGCATGGGGAGGCCCGCGCGCCGGTAGTCGTCCTGGTTCCGGAAGGCGAGGGCCCAGAAGTGGCCCGGGGTCCAGAGGAATACGAGGAGCGCGATGAGGGCCGCGGGAAGGCTGATCCCATTCGCCGCGGCGGCCGATCCCGCGAGCGCCGGGCACGAGCCCGCAAAGCCTCCAATCACGATGTTGCTCACGTGCGTCCGTTTGAGGCCCAGCGTGTACACGCCGACGTACACGACGAAACCGAGCCCAATCATCGCCGCAGTCAGCGGGTTGATCGTGAGGTATGCGAGGCCGAGAGACGCCGCGGTGAGTCCCAGGCCGAATGTGAGCGCACGGGTCGCGGGATCGATTCGATGGGCGGGTAGGGGCCGCGTCGACGTGCGTCGCATGACCGCATCGATGTCCCGGTCGATGTAATGATTCACCGCACTTGCCCCGCTGGAGGCGAGGAGGCCCGAGACCATGAGCAGGCCGAAGGCCACCGGGTCGATGCGGGGGCCGCTCGTCGCGATGTACCCCGCCGCGGCGACGAGCAGCAGGAGCGCGTCGATCCGCAGCTTCATCAGTTGGACGTAGTCATCCAGGGACAAGTTCGGTCGCAAGTCGCGCCAAACCCCTTGCGGTTCTTAACCCTTTGTTACGAAGCCCCTTTTCGAGTTCCCGTCTTTGTACGCGCGACCAACCTGCGTCCGTGCGTGCGGTACCAGTCGCATTCGCGGCGCACCGGGCAGGCGTCGCAGCGGGGATCTCGTGCCTTGCAGAGTTCGCGGCCATGGGCAATGATCGCGAGGTGCCATGCTTTTCGCTTCGCGGGCGGCGTCCATGCCTCGAGTCTCGCTCGGGTCGCTTCGTAGTCCCTTCGTGGGACCAAACTCCAGCGGTGGGCGATCCGCGCGATGTGCGTGTCCACCGGGAACGTGGGATGGTTTGCTGCCATGGAGAGGACCACGTCCGCGGTCTTCGGCCCGACGCCCGGGAGGGTCCTCAGCTCGCGTCGCGCGTCCGGGGTCGGCAGGCGCAGGACGACCTCCAAGGACCCTCCCCAACGGGCAATCACCTCTCGGGCGCAAGCCCGGATTCGCGGCGCCTTCTGGCCCGCGAGTCCGGCGTGCCAGATGGCCTCCCGGATCGTCGGCAGGGGTGCAACCGCGACGGAGCCGGGCGTGATTTCTCCCAGGGCGCGGCGCAACCCGTCGAGCCCGAGTCGTTCGTTCGCGACGGTCGTGCTCTGCGAGAGAATCGTGGACACGAGAATCTCGAACGGGGTCATCCCTTCGGACCAATCCTTCATCGGGTGACGGCGCTCGAGGATGCGCATCGTGCGCTCGAACGCGGCCCGGTCCACGGGCTCTGTAGACCCTGCAGCGGGATAAAGTCCTGGGCGTCAACCGCTGACGAACGACCGCACCATGGTGATGATGTTCCGCGGCCGCTCCCGGAGCCGGCGGGTGAAGTACGGCAGCCAGGTCGGGCCGTAGGGGATGTACTCGGTGACCCGATGGCCCTGGGACACCAGCTCCAGCTTGAGCGGATCCCGCACCCCTTGCAGCATCGCGAACTCGAAGGGGACGTCCGGATGGGCCTTCGAGAGCTCGAGGGCGCGGTCAATCATGCGCCCGTCGTGGCTCGCGACGGCAAAGTGCCGCCCCTTGGCGAACAGGGTCTCGAGGTGACGCAGGTACGCCCGGTCGATCTCCGCGCGGCTTGTGAACGCGACGTCCGGCGTTTCC contains these protein-coding regions:
- a CDS encoding class I SAM-dependent methyltransferase, producing MPEDHWTTRLFLDHDEIFLRIHEHGWEAGAGQAQDLKALFDRFGVPTGGRILDVPCGIGRHSTRLAKMGYRTLGVDLSPAYVRRAQELAEREGVADRAIYRVGDMRDLVRSVAPEERPFDAAINLWTSLGYYGEDADAAILRGYADLVRPGGLFVLFIVNRDWVVRHFDPQGWEEFGDLVHIEDRHLDLDASWMRNRWRFFRKKDEDLEGIAAIGAEHRIYSLHELRSLFERGGWQVEATFGGLKMDDPSFDAPSLAIVGRK
- the icd gene encoding isocitrate dehydrogenase (NADP(+)), producing MESLKLTPPSQGHKILITEAGLRIPDDPIIPLIEGDGIGPDVTRAARTVVDAAVETTFHGRRRIAWYPVPAGETALFRYGDMLPAATLAAIREYVIALKGPLTTPVGGGFRSLNVTLRQTLDLYANVRPIYWMPGVPSPVTHPERLDIVIYREAEEDVYAGIEWAKGSPEAKRLIGTLKDQFNVHVREDSGIGLKPISEFESKRLIRKAIRYAIENRRRSVTLVHKGNIMKYTEGAFREWGYELARTEFPNDTVSWQEVQETHDGKVPEGKVLIKDVIADNMFQQLLLRPDEYDVLATTNLNGDYLSDAAAAQVGGLGVAPGANIGDAHALFEPIHGSAPKYAGMDKVNPTAEILAGVMMLEYMGWNEAATRLREAVKATIGAKVVTYDLARQMPGSKQVGTTAFASAIVERLQTA
- a CDS encoding citrate/2-methylcitrate synthase is translated as MSMTEKPTVEAKPKIEKGLDDVYVKESSICLVDGIKGRLLYRGWDIRDLAVHSSFEETVYILIHGRLPTKTELAEATQAFAENRTIGPEVVKLLRCMPADAPPIDVLRTAVSYVSNFDKERDDPTRAANMRKAQRLIGKLPTLVATANRIREGKRPVPPDPSLGIADDFLRMLTGKRPDRLSAKVMDVALILHADHSMNASAFAATVAASTLADLYSTIVAAIATLKGPLHGGANEAALKTMLAIGKPENAEAYVLNTLQNHGKIFGFGHRVYKTWDPRALILRDYARKLSELRGEEDLFRIAEIVQDTVVRELSAKHVYPNVDFYSGLTYHLLGIPADLFTPIFAVSRISGWTAHVIEYWEDNRLVRPLDYYIGPTDNVYVPIEQRA
- a CDS encoding 3-isopropylmalate dehydratase small subunit, which translates into the protein MGRAWKFGDNISTDLIAPGRFYHLRSNLPELAKHVLEDARPEFASGVKPGDFVVGGRNFGKGSSREHAPVIIKLAGTRAVLARSFARIFYRNCINIGLPAIVVDTDRIAEGDDLDVDLEKGIVHDRTKGIDLTFPPLPAVMARILEEGGLVEYIKHHGDLVIAGA
- a CDS encoding 3-isopropylmalate dehydratase large subunit, with protein sequence MPGKTLVEKVLSRASGHPVRAGDTTIAKVDLAYVQDGTGPLTFRMMEQMNLIKAANPQRSVVFIDHSSPPPRRELATDHVYLRDFAAKTGMILSDVGQGVCHQVAFEKYVRPWDVVIGADSHSVMGGAMGAFATGMGSTDVAVALALGKTWLRVPETLKFEVRGKFHKGVFSKDLILRVLGDIKTDGATYKAMEWGGPAWAAMPMTERMVLSNMAIEGGGKCGPQPSDQETKRYLREHGREGDWKEIRPDEDAGYEAVHPYDAGDLDPMVARPPQEDNVVPVTDPSVKGLKIQQVYLGSCTNARYEDIQVFCDYMKGEKVAEGTRLIVVPASKEAYARSMKEGLFEILLDAGATIQSPGCGACPGVHLGIPGDGENVLSTTNRNYVGRMGNPAAFTYLASPATAAATAMFGVITDPREVR
- the cyoE gene encoding heme o synthase, yielding MRPNLSLDDYVQLMKLRIDALLLLVAAAGYIATSGPRIDPVAFGLLMVSGLLASSGASAVNHYIDRDIDAVMRRTSTRPLPAHRIDPATRALTFGLGLTAASLGLAYLTINPLTAAMIGLGFVVYVGVYTLGLKRTHVSNIVIGGFAGSCPALAGSAAAANGISLPAALIALLVFLWTPGHFWALAFRNQDDYRRAGLPMLPAVRDAGTSARAIGASSAIVAVTSIAFIFTDAFHDAYVVASLALGAVLLYLTLRFLREPTKERAWAGYKFSGIYLALILLAVVADALVPLALSL
- the nth gene encoding endonuclease III, whose translation is MDRAAFERTMRILERRHPMKDWSEGMTPFEILVSTILSQSTTVANERLGLDGLRRALGEITPGSVAVAPLPTIREAIWHAGLAGQKAPRIRACAREVIARWGGSLEVVLRLPTPDARRELRTLPGVGPKTADVVLSMAANHPTFPVDTHIARIAHRWSLVPRRDYEATRARLEAWTPPAKRKAWHLAIIAHGRELCKARDPRCDACPVRRECDWYRTHGRRLVARTKTGTRKGAS